In Streptomyces sp. DG2A-72, one genomic interval encodes:
- a CDS encoding TetR/AcrR family transcriptional regulator, whose protein sequence is MSVPTRTRILDAAWDLFLREGFAGTTVTQIEASAGLSAGSGSFYRHFRSKKEVLQAVVDREVDRTNAERQTGPEPEETGGDVRAALALEFERRLGNLRRLHPLMELVARERDHLGTSVDHLGELLVARNVSIRSQRLAGWMAAGAILTRDAEALAAVITFALTGYHLSVRFFGHPPAGVSEEALITTLVDLVAGV, encoded by the coding sequence ATGTCAGTGCCAACGCGGACGAGGATCCTTGACGCGGCGTGGGATCTGTTCCTGCGGGAAGGATTCGCCGGGACGACCGTGACGCAGATCGAGGCGTCGGCGGGCCTGTCAGCCGGGAGCGGCAGCTTCTATCGGCACTTCCGGTCGAAGAAGGAGGTGCTCCAGGCGGTCGTCGACCGCGAGGTCGACCGCACCAACGCCGAGCGGCAGACCGGCCCCGAGCCCGAAGAGACCGGAGGCGACGTGCGGGCCGCGCTCGCGCTCGAGTTCGAGCGCCGACTCGGCAATCTGCGGCGGCTCCACCCGCTCATGGAGCTCGTCGCACGCGAGCGCGACCATCTCGGAACATCGGTCGACCATCTCGGCGAGCTCTTGGTCGCCCGCAACGTCAGTATCCGTTCGCAGCGCCTAGCCGGCTGGATGGCAGCCGGGGCGATCCTGACGCGTGACGCGGAGGCCCTCGCGGCAGTCATCACGTTCGCGCTCACCGGCTACCACCTGTCGGTCCGCTTCTTCGGACACCCGCCCGCCGGAGTCAGCGAGGAAGCCCTGATCACCACGCTTGTCGACCTTGTCGCAGGCGTATAG